The Deltaproteobacteria bacterium genome has a segment encoding these proteins:
- a CDS encoding MBL fold metallo-hydrolase has product MIIQSLVVGPIQANCFILGDEKTLEAVVIDPGDEVKRILAGLQKQSLQLKYIINTHGHFDHVGANKALKDKTGAPILIHKGDAPMLSQLSASAAVWGMQVDDSPQADRLLEDGDRIVFGQITLEVIHTPGHSPGGISLYTPKDLFVGDTLFAGSIGRTDFPGGDYDQLIAYVRNRLFVLGDDVRVFPGHGPATTIGQERRHNPFFS; this is encoded by the coding sequence GTGATCATTCAATCATTAGTCGTCGGACCTATTCAGGCCAATTGTTTTATTTTAGGGGATGAAAAAACGCTGGAGGCCGTGGTCATTGACCCGGGGGATGAGGTCAAACGGATCCTGGCCGGTCTGCAAAAACAGTCCCTGCAACTGAAATATATCATCAATACCCACGGTCATTTCGATCATGTGGGGGCCAATAAAGCCTTAAAAGACAAAACCGGGGCACCCATCCTGATTCATAAGGGAGACGCCCCCATGCTGTCCCAACTTTCGGCCAGTGCCGCCGTCTGGGGCATGCAGGTCGACGATTCTCCGCAGGCCGACCGGCTCCTGGAAGACGGCGACCGGATTGTTTTCGGGCAGATTACCCTGGAAGTGATACACACCCCCGGTCATTCTCCGGGAGGTATTTCCCTGTACACGCCCAAAGACCTTTTTGTGGGTGACACCCTGTTCGCCGGTTCCATCGGACGGACCGATTTCCCGGGCGGGGATTATGACCAACTGATTGCCTATGTCCGGAATCGCCTCTTTGTTTTGGGCGATGACGTCCGGGTCTTTCCCGGCCACGGCCCGGCTACGACCATCGGGCAGGAGAGAAGGCATAATCCTTTTTTTAGTTGA
- a CDS encoding ABC transporter ATP-binding protein, whose protein sequence is MLLSVEDLKVAYGPIEVLHGITFQVAEGEIVTLIGANGAGKSTTLMSLMRLPPPEAPLFRSGRMIFEGQDLTRFAPHDVVNQLGISLVPEGRRIFGNLTVWENLKLSAYAQKDHQKTLKNSRRIFELFPKLEERRNQMAETLSGGEQQMLAVARAMMNPGKLMLLDEPSMGLAPFLMYELFRVLKELNRQGLTIFLVEQNARLALKYAHRGYVLETGNIVLEGTAEELRLDERVKNAYLGR, encoded by the coding sequence ATGCTTCTTTCCGTCGAAGACCTTAAGGTCGCTTACGGGCCCATCGAAGTCCTCCATGGGATAACCTTTCAGGTGGCGGAGGGAGAGATCGTTACCCTTATCGGGGCCAACGGAGCAGGGAAATCCACCACCCTGATGAGCCTCATGCGCCTTCCCCCGCCGGAGGCCCCCCTTTTTCGGTCCGGACGAATGATTTTTGAGGGACAGGACCTGACCCGATTCGCCCCTCATGACGTGGTCAATCAACTGGGGATCTCCCTGGTGCCCGAGGGGCGGAGAATTTTCGGTAACCTGACGGTCTGGGAAAATTTAAAACTTTCGGCTTATGCCCAAAAGGACCATCAGAAGACCCTTAAAAATTCCCGCCGGATTTTTGAACTCTTCCCGAAATTGGAAGAACGGCGAAATCAAATGGCCGAGACCTTAAGCGGCGGGGAACAGCAGATGCTGGCCGTAGCCCGGGCCATGATGAACCCGGGAAAATTGATGCTCTTGGACGAGCCTTCCATGGGTTTGGCCCCTTTTTTGATGTATGAGCTATTTCGGGTCCTGAAGGAGCTCAACCGGCAGGGCCTGACCATTTTTTTAGTGGAACAAAATGCCCGTCTTGCCTTAAAATATGCCCACAGGGGTTATGTGCTGGAAACCGGAAATATTGTCCTGGAGGGCACGGCAGAGGAACTCAGGTTGGACGAGAGGGTCAAGAATGCTTATTTGGGAAGGTAA
- a CDS encoding ABC transporter ATP-binding protein: MSMLFEVQDLTHLFGGLKAVSNFNLRLMGGELVGLIGPNGAGKTTIFNLVCGVYRPTQGTIQIQGHKVNGLRPYQVTARGIARTFQNIRLWPNLTVLDNLRIARHYNLGYGLLDVFFQTVRLSKAEKDIDRTAQKMLDIMGLLKYAAEPAKNLPYGLQRRVEIARAIMTQPALLLLDEPAAGLNLQEKDDLIEMIRWIRREFQLTIWIIEHEMRLVMNLCEIIQVLNFGETIALGNPEEIQRNHQVIEAYLGKEDD, from the coding sequence ATGAGCATGTTGTTTGAGGTCCAAGATCTGACCCATCTATTCGGAGGCTTAAAAGCGGTATCCAATTTCAACCTCCGGCTCATGGGAGGGGAACTGGTCGGTCTGATCGGGCCCAATGGGGCCGGCAAAACCACCATTTTTAATCTTGTTTGCGGAGTCTATCGGCCGACGCAAGGAACCATTCAAATCCAGGGCCATAAGGTAAATGGTCTTCGTCCCTATCAGGTTACCGCCCGGGGGATCGCCCGGACCTTTCAAAATATCCGCCTCTGGCCTAATCTGACGGTCCTGGATAATCTCCGGATTGCCCGGCATTACAACCTGGGCTATGGACTCCTGGATGTTTTTTTTCAAACGGTACGTCTTTCAAAGGCGGAAAAAGATATCGATCGCACAGCCCAAAAAATGCTGGATATTATGGGACTCTTGAAATACGCTGCCGAACCGGCCAAGAATCTCCCTTATGGGCTGCAACGCCGGGTGGAAATCGCCCGGGCCATCATGACCCAACCCGCCTTGCTCCTGCTCGATGAACCGGCCGCCGGCCTGAATCTCCAGGAGAAAGATGATTTGATCGAGATGATCCGATGGATCCGCCGGGAATTTCAGCTCACCATCTGGATCATCGAACATGAGATGCGACTGGTCATGAACCTGTGCGAGATCATCCAGGTCTTGAATTTTGGAGAAACCATCGCCCTGGGTAACCCGGAAGAAATCCAGAGGAACCATCAGGTTATCGAGGCCTATTTGGGAAAAGAGGACGACTGA
- a CDS encoding branched-chain amino acid ABC transporter permease, producing MIRRPMVFLSALIFLLTIGLTWMGWLDAYSQLILMFMGVNIILSASLNLINGYMGEFSCGHAGFMAVGAYVTSLLTVWFFTEGSPLGPSLLNPQGAVILFPFLLLLGGLAAALAGLMVAIPSFRTRGDYLAIITLAANYIIKSAIENIQIIGGARGFMGMKRVVNGMEDFFNLPWMLIWIGLFVFLTILLIKRFVGSTYGKGILAIREDEISAEIMGVNTQKTKMVAFMFSSGLAGISGGLFAHILGYINPGSFTIMKSTEAMVMVYLGGMGSLSGSVLSAVLLTLILELLRPLQVLKWVVVPLLLFLLMLFRPEGLLGHRELTDVFPRLGRFFRPKGQDEHVV from the coding sequence ATGATCCGCCGCCCCATGGTTTTCTTGAGCGCCCTGATATTTCTTTTGACCATCGGCCTGACCTGGATGGGCTGGCTGGATGCCTATAGCCAACTCATCTTGATGTTCATGGGCGTCAATATTATCCTTTCGGCCAGCCTCAACCTGATTAACGGCTATATGGGGGAATTTTCCTGCGGCCATGCCGGGTTTATGGCCGTCGGGGCCTATGTAACCTCTTTACTCACCGTCTGGTTCTTTACCGAAGGCTCCCCATTAGGCCCCAGCCTTCTAAATCCCCAGGGGGCCGTCATCCTTTTTCCCTTTTTACTCCTCCTGGGCGGGTTGGCGGCTGCCCTGGCCGGTTTGATGGTGGCCATCCCCTCCTTTCGAACCCGCGGCGATTATCTGGCCATCATAACCCTGGCCGCTAACTACATCATTAAAAGCGCCATTGAAAACATCCAGATCATCGGCGGAGCCAGGGGTTTTATGGGCATGAAACGGGTGGTCAACGGCATGGAAGATTTTTTTAATCTCCCCTGGATGCTGATCTGGATCGGCCTGTTTGTCTTTTTGACCATCCTGTTGATCAAGCGGTTTGTCGGGTCCACCTACGGCAAGGGTATTCTGGCCATCCGGGAAGACGAGATCTCCGCTGAAATTATGGGCGTGAACACCCAAAAGACCAAGATGGTGGCGTTCATGTTCTCCTCCGGACTGGCCGGGATCAGTGGAGGTTTATTTGCCCATATCCTCGGCTACATCAATCCCGGAAGCTTTACGATCATGAAATCCACTGAGGCCATGGTCATGGTCTATCTGGGAGGCATGGGTTCTTTAAGCGGATCGGTTTTAAGTGCCGTCCTTTTGACCCTGATCCTGGAACTGCTGCGTCCCTTACAGGTTCTCAAATGGGTTGTGGTGCCCCTCCTCCTCTTTCTATTGATGCTTTTCCGGCCGGAAGGACTCCTCGGCCACCGCGAGCTGACCGATGTTTTCCCCCGTCTGGGCCGCTTTTTCAGGCCGAAAGGGCAGGATGAGCATGTTGTTTGA
- a CDS encoding branched-chain amino acid ABC transporter permease: MDSTLFLQNFINALQWGSFYALIALGYTMVYGVLLLINFAHGDIFMVGAYIGFFVATFLLGTYGLQLPWSLSPGLILILTFAVTMALTAGVGVFIERIAYRPLRRKGVNRLYVVITALMVGLILENGNLSLLGASRKFFPELIPKEIYHFAGITFTNLKVMVIIITFLVFFFLHFVVRKTRWGLAMRAISYDRVAVPLMGIPVDQIIVITFALGSSLAALAGILFALSYPVLEPYMGALIGWKAFIAAVVGGIGEIRGAFVGGLLLGFIEIFSATYFPSTFRDLIAFGILMLILIFRPTGLFGLARRTKV; encoded by the coding sequence ATGGATTCAACTCTTTTCTTGCAAAACTTCATCAACGCCCTGCAATGGGGGAGCTTCTATGCCCTCATTGCCCTGGGGTATACCATGGTCTACGGGGTTTTGCTCCTGATCAACTTCGCCCACGGCGATATTTTTATGGTCGGGGCCTATATCGGCTTTTTTGTAGCCACTTTCCTTTTGGGAACTTATGGCCTTCAATTACCCTGGAGCCTCTCCCCGGGCCTGATCCTGATCCTGACCTTTGCCGTCACCATGGCCCTGACGGCCGGGGTGGGGGTATTTATCGAACGGATAGCCTACCGGCCCCTCCGCCGGAAAGGGGTCAACCGGCTCTACGTGGTCATCACCGCCCTGATGGTCGGATTGATCCTGGAAAACGGAAACCTTTCCCTCCTGGGGGCCAGTCGAAAATTTTTTCCGGAGTTGATCCCCAAGGAGATTTACCACTTCGCCGGGATCACCTTTACCAACCTGAAGGTAATGGTGATTATCATCACCTTTCTGGTCTTCTTCTTTCTCCATTTCGTGGTCCGGAAAACCAGGTGGGGCCTGGCCATGCGGGCCATTTCCTATGACCGGGTGGCCGTGCCGCTCATGGGCATTCCGGTGGATCAGATCATCGTCATCACCTTTGCCCTGGGTTCCTCTCTGGCCGCCCTGGCCGGAATCCTTTTTGCCCTTTCCTACCCGGTCCTGGAACCCTATATGGGTGCCTTGATCGGCTGGAAGGCCTTCATTGCCGCCGTGGTCGGCGGAATCGGGGAGATCCGCGGGGCCTTTGTCGGCGGGTTGCTTCTGGGATTCATTGAAATCTTTTCCGCCACCTATTTTCCCTCTACCTTTCGGGACCTGATCGCCTTTGGCATCCTGATGCTCATCCTGATCTTCAGGCCCACCGGCCTCTTCGGCCTGGCCCGCCGGACCAAAGTCTAA
- a CDS encoding ABC transporter substrate-binding protein, which produces MRKWILVVGLVVLTGLYCSGIGSAAGTIKIGFNIPLTGDIPKVGEGSKYAGEMLKERINKAGGLKVGNKVYPLEFIYQDNEAKAESATATALKLITQDKVLAIIGPQSSKQAIPAGEVCDANKTIMISPWSTNPKTTQNRPWVFRACFLDPFQGPVLANFATKELKAKKAAVLYDIASDYPKGLAEFFKEAFEKIHGKGSVVAFETFTTKDRDFSAQLTKIIASKADVLFTPQYYDEVPLIIKQAHELGWKKPVLGSDSWGSAELMKLCGKDCIGSYFSTHYAAAGAKGATKEFIESYKAKYGYEPDDVAALTWDAIRMLLQAVQNTKGLTGNLEKDRKAIRDQLAKVKEFDGITGKMTFTGKNGDPIKCAVLVKISPEGTFNFYKSVCP; this is translated from the coding sequence ATGAGGAAATGGATTTTGGTGGTGGGACTGGTCGTACTGACTGGTCTTTATTGTTCGGGAATAGGTTCGGCCGCCGGTACAATCAAGATCGGCTTCAACATCCCTTTGACCGGCGACATCCCCAAGGTGGGGGAAGGTTCAAAATACGCCGGAGAAATGTTGAAAGAACGGATCAACAAGGCCGGTGGGTTAAAAGTAGGGAACAAAGTCTATCCCCTGGAGTTCATCTATCAGGACAATGAGGCCAAGGCCGAGTCGGCCACCGCTACCGCCTTGAAATTGATCACCCAGGATAAGGTCCTGGCTATCATCGGACCCCAGTCCAGCAAACAGGCCATCCCGGCCGGAGAAGTCTGTGATGCCAATAAGACAATCATGATCAGTCCCTGGTCGACCAACCCCAAGACCACCCAAAACCGTCCCTGGGTCTTTCGGGCCTGTTTTCTGGACCCTTTCCAGGGACCGGTATTAGCCAATTTTGCTACCAAAGAATTAAAGGCCAAAAAGGCGGCGGTCCTGTACGATATCGCCAGTGATTATCCCAAGGGATTGGCCGAATTTTTCAAGGAAGCCTTTGAAAAAATACATGGCAAAGGCTCTGTGGTGGCCTTTGAGACCTTTACCACCAAAGACCGCGACTTCAGTGCCCAGTTGACCAAGATCATCGCCTCCAAAGCCGATGTCCTATTTACACCCCAGTATTACGATGAAGTCCCTCTGATCATCAAACAGGCCCATGAACTGGGCTGGAAAAAACCGGTCCTGGGAAGCGATTCCTGGGGGTCGGCCGAGTTGATGAAACTGTGCGGCAAGGACTGCATCGGTTCTTATTTCAGCACCCACTATGCTGCGGCCGGGGCCAAGGGGGCCACCAAGGAATTCATAGAAAGCTATAAGGCCAAATACGGCTACGAACCGGATGACGTGGCCGCCCTGACCTGGGATGCCATCCGGATGCTCCTCCAGGCCGTCCAGAATACCAAAGGCCTGACCGGAAATCTGGAAAAGGACCGAAAGGCCATCCGCGATCAATTGGCGAAGGTCAAAGAATTTGACGGGATCACCGGCAAGATGACCTTTACCGGCAAAAATGGGGACCCCATCAAATGCGCCGTCCTGGTCAAGATCAGTCCGGAAGGGACCTTTAACTTTTATAAATCGGTTTGCCCCTAA
- a CDS encoding ATP-binding protein, protein MIDTRMLNPFMGSVVSDPWRPAGVDVPTIHAEAFDRCCQAVDFVQKARQSTSLIIHGEAGSGKTHLMARLRSYLEKLPLVFVSISLQTAPQMIWRHLRRCLIDDLLRPGDQGQTQFDKVVIRRSVDRLFQSESLLSQVQMDHDFFCVLNLLLQGSFRRETRAWLRGDSLTETDLAKINLPALTEEEEDPEDKARRVVLSLANLFGPEVGLVFCFDQVEALQNRPGEKAGLFAFGKMVRALHDGTGNALLISCIQSSFVDPLYDSVDQADQDRLARYGKFTLLPLQYDQAVSLISARLNTLPELAELRSGRPRLWPLNESDLQAFFGQQTIPTITARKIIAYCAQLFEAVRGKPVKASVNTSDFLEELWQQALEKAAAANSPEDSDPILQHGLSGLMGIQKDPWRENQDETLKDIDLIFSPSKGKRIEISLCNQQNMTGLAYRLKRLSEGLKKGGFQKLILIRDPRLPIKPTARKVKEYLGELKKSGARLIHPPMEVLAALAALRGLLSEAKAGDLTHRGLTVGPNTLQQWLVENIPPALQDFMEKLTAEGEDVFPGEALLALLEESLLLKLNEAAVRLDQPPSALWTWVRKNPGLVGLLNGPPTLLFQIVPDIFSLDYSEVPA, encoded by the coding sequence TTGATTGATACCAGAATGCTTAACCCTTTTATGGGTTCGGTGGTCAGCGATCCCTGGAGACCGGCTGGGGTGGATGTGCCAACCATCCATGCCGAGGCCTTCGATCGCTGCTGCCAGGCCGTTGATTTTGTTCAGAAGGCCCGGCAAAGCACTTCGCTCATTATCCATGGTGAAGCCGGGAGCGGGAAGACCCATTTAATGGCCAGGCTGCGTTCTTATCTGGAAAAACTACCCCTGGTCTTTGTCTCCATTTCCCTCCAGACAGCGCCTCAGATGATCTGGAGGCATTTGAGAAGATGTTTGATCGATGACCTGCTCCGTCCGGGGGATCAGGGACAAACGCAGTTTGATAAAGTGGTTATCCGGAGGTCGGTCGACCGGCTGTTTCAATCGGAAAGCCTGTTGTCCCAGGTCCAGATGGACCATGACTTTTTCTGTGTTCTAAACCTTCTCTTGCAGGGGTCCTTTCGCCGGGAAACCCGGGCCTGGCTCCGGGGAGATTCGTTGACCGAAACGGATTTGGCCAAAATCAATCTTCCGGCCTTGACCGAAGAGGAAGAGGACCCGGAAGACAAGGCCCGCCGGGTGGTCCTCAGTCTCGCAAACCTGTTCGGGCCCGAGGTCGGTCTGGTATTCTGCTTTGATCAGGTGGAAGCCTTGCAAAACCGTCCCGGGGAGAAAGCCGGGTTGTTCGCCTTCGGGAAAATGGTCCGGGCCTTACACGATGGGACCGGAAATGCCCTGTTGATTTCCTGCATCCAATCCTCCTTTGTCGATCCTCTATACGATTCGGTCGACCAGGCGGATCAGGATCGTTTGGCCAGATATGGTAAGTTTACCTTACTGCCGTTGCAGTATGATCAGGCCGTTTCCTTGATTTCGGCCAGGTTGAATACCCTTCCCGAATTGGCCGAACTCCGATCGGGGCGACCCCGGCTCTGGCCCTTAAATGAATCGGATCTTCAGGCCTTTTTCGGACAACAGACCATCCCTACCATTACGGCCAGAAAAATCATTGCCTATTGTGCCCAGCTTTTTGAGGCGGTCCGGGGAAAGCCGGTCAAAGCCTCGGTCAATACTTCCGATTTTTTGGAGGAACTTTGGCAGCAGGCCCTGGAGAAAGCCGCGGCGGCCAACAGCCCGGAAGATTCCGACCCGATCCTCCAGCATGGGTTGTCGGGATTGATGGGCATTCAGAAAGATCCCTGGCGGGAAAATCAGGACGAGACCCTCAAGGATATTGATTTGATCTTCTCCCCTTCAAAAGGCAAGCGGATTGAAATCAGTCTTTGCAATCAGCAAAACATGACCGGTCTGGCTTACCGCCTGAAACGACTCTCGGAAGGTCTGAAAAAAGGGGGTTTTCAAAAACTGATCCTGATTCGTGACCCGCGACTGCCCATAAAACCAACGGCCCGGAAGGTCAAAGAATATCTTGGCGAGTTGAAAAAGTCGGGCGCCCGCTTGATCCATCCGCCCATGGAAGTCCTGGCCGCCCTGGCCGCTCTGCGGGGCCTTCTTTCAGAAGCCAAGGCCGGCGATCTGACTCACCGGGGCCTGACAGTTGGTCCGAATACCTTGCAGCAATGGCTGGTCGAAAATATACCCCCGGCTCTGCAGGATTTTATGGAGAAGTTGACCGCCGAAGGGGAAGATGTTTTCCCGGGAGAGGCCCTCCTGGCCTTGCTGGAGGAAAGTCTCCTATTAAAATTAAACGAGGCGGCCGTTCGATTGGATCAACCGCCTTCAGCCCTCTGGACCTGGGTCAGAAAGAATCCGGGGCTGGTCGGACTCCTGAACGGCCCGCCGACCCTCCTGTTCCAGATTGTTCCGGATATTTTTTCTTTGGATTATTCGGAGGTGCCGGCATGA
- a CDS encoding PD-(D/E)XK nuclease family protein has protein sequence MSVSLNVRQVREALYRQASADETENHGTSTPLLGRLFHEIFRDLVGPDRRLNWVGALSEAEADRREWERLLIKHSYRQLVGPRLFREQSRLHNETEKVLHFWKGIQALSNWLVGLLWTARERGNLPRTIFSSTGPRAEALFRPEVPVVWEVFQEGWMDTVRLSGVADLILRRPDSRGWAVVEIKLGKGSELADFSQACLYHLMFSNQASGAQDQPDVSAVIHFNPEPIERVVKTDQVGKVEKELVQLIGRLAGVGSIPRDRPGEIRVQGDGTGISGEQRQLGQKLVEIFKEYGVLLTLDAEPVLGPSFLRFHLFLGEGERLAPVQRLAQEVQMRLGMETAPLIYLDQGQVVIDLQRPDRQTVFFSEIMDQLPQTDPRAGNCLVPLGVDLMGRLQFADLARPEHAHLLVAGTTGSGKSEWLLSALAGLLKTNRPETLRLILIDPKGNIFNDFKGSPFLFNEQALVHPGGVPPVEVLSNLVNEMDERYHLLEEKGFPSLTEYNRALDKKMPRIVCFCDEYYDLIQRGRKEREALEDLIFRLGAKARAAGIHLIVATQQPGRQVIKGALDANLPARLGFKTSKSIESKMLLNTSGAENLLGLGDFLFKDIGDPIRLQAPWLTPELRKQIFSMGWTIE, from the coding sequence ATGAGTGTCTCCTTAAACGTCCGGCAGGTAAGGGAGGCCCTTTATCGACAGGCGAGTGCCGATGAAACCGAAAACCATGGAACATCCACCCCTCTGCTCGGGAGATTGTTTCATGAAATATTCCGCGATCTGGTCGGCCCTGACCGTCGCTTGAATTGGGTAGGGGCCTTAAGCGAAGCGGAAGCCGACAGGCGGGAATGGGAACGGCTTCTTATAAAACATAGCTATCGTCAATTGGTGGGACCGAGGTTGTTTCGGGAGCAATCGCGGCTGCATAATGAGACCGAAAAGGTGCTGCATTTCTGGAAGGGCATTCAAGCCCTGTCGAACTGGCTGGTCGGTCTTTTATGGACCGCCCGGGAAAGGGGTAACCTGCCTCGGACCATTTTTTCTTCAACCGGGCCCAGGGCCGAGGCCCTGTTCAGACCGGAGGTCCCGGTAGTCTGGGAGGTTTTTCAGGAAGGATGGATGGATACGGTCCGTCTGTCCGGCGTGGCCGATTTGATCCTCCGGAGACCGGACAGCCGGGGGTGGGCCGTAGTGGAAATAAAACTGGGAAAGGGATCGGAGCTGGCCGATTTTTCTCAGGCCTGTCTTTATCATCTCATGTTTTCCAATCAGGCTTCCGGGGCCCAGGATCAGCCGGATGTATCAGCCGTGATTCATTTTAACCCCGAACCGATAGAACGTGTGGTAAAGACCGACCAGGTAGGCAAGGTGGAAAAAGAACTGGTTCAACTGATCGGCCGTCTGGCGGGGGTGGGTTCCATCCCCCGGGATCGGCCCGGGGAAATCCGGGTTCAAGGAGACGGGACCGGCATTTCCGGGGAACAAAGGCAACTGGGACAGAAACTGGTTGAAATATTCAAGGAATATGGTGTGCTGTTAACCCTGGATGCCGAGCCTGTTCTCGGCCCGTCCTTTTTGCGGTTTCATCTTTTTCTGGGGGAAGGGGAGCGACTGGCTCCGGTCCAGCGTTTGGCTCAGGAAGTGCAAATGCGTCTGGGGATGGAGACTGCCCCCTTGATTTATCTCGATCAGGGGCAGGTGGTCATCGACCTGCAACGGCCGGACCGGCAGACGGTCTTCTTCTCCGAGATCATGGACCAGCTACCCCAAACGGATCCCCGGGCCGGGAATTGTCTGGTTCCGCTGGGAGTGGATCTTATGGGACGTTTGCAGTTTGCCGACTTGGCCAGACCGGAACATGCCCATCTGCTGGTGGCCGGGACGACCGGCAGTGGAAAAAGCGAATGGCTCCTTTCGGCTTTGGCCGGGCTTTTGAAAACCAACAGGCCCGAGACCCTCCGCTTGATTTTGATTGATCCCAAAGGCAATATCTTTAATGACTTTAAAGGGTCCCCTTTTCTCTTCAACGAGCAGGCCCTGGTCCATCCGGGCGGGGTTCCCCCGGTGGAGGTGTTAAGCAACCTGGTTAACGAAATGGATGAAAGATATCATCTGCTGGAGGAAAAAGGGTTCCCTTCTCTGACCGAATACAATCGGGCCTTGGATAAAAAAATGCCCCGTATTGTCTGTTTCTGTGATGAATATTATGATTTGATCCAGCGGGGGCGAAAAGAAAGGGAGGCCCTGGAAGATCTTATTTTTCGCCTGGGGGCCAAGGCCCGGGCCGCCGGGATTCATCTCATTGTGGCCACCCAACAGCCGGGGCGCCAGGTCATCAAAGGGGCCCTGGATGCCAACCTCCCGGCCCGTCTGGGATTTAAAACCAGCAAGTCCATCGAATCCAAAATGTTGCTGAATACCTCCGGGGCGGAAAACCTTCTCGGCCTGGGGGATTTCCTGTTCAAAGATATCGGCGATCCCATCCGTCTGCAAGCTCCCTGGCTGACCCCGGAGCTCAGGAAACAAATTTTCAGTATGGGCTGGACTATAGAGTGA
- a CDS encoding acyl-CoA dehydrogenase family protein, whose product MNFDLTEEQKMLKEMAYKFAVAELKPASQECDEKEKYTPDIRRKAAENGLVGSWIPEEYGGAGAGMMGNCIITEEFSKIDMGIGLNIVAASFGCESILQYGTEEQKKTYLPPVCNGEKVSAGAYTEPNAGTDVAGYKTRAVKDGTDYVINGNKMFITNGSVCDFMVTQCITNPEEKKHNSFSLIIVPADAPGITRNKIKGKMGIRSSDTAEIAFEDVRVPQANLVGKEGRGFIELMHFFDTTRVMVAAQGLGLSEACLETSIRYVKERTVFGAPLGSFQLTQKKLTEMAIMIEALRGLVYRAAWLIDEGRPDYYLAAMAKFYSGQTAVFCANNAVELHGGYGYIEEYPVQKWYRDAKILELYEGTKEAEIMTIGRKLQG is encoded by the coding sequence ATGAATTTTGATCTGACTGAAGAACAAAAAATGTTAAAAGAAATGGCCTATAAATTCGCGGTCGCCGAGCTCAAGCCGGCTTCCCAGGAGTGCGACGAGAAGGAGAAGTACACCCCGGATATCCGCCGGAAGGCGGCGGAGAACGGGCTGGTCGGGTCCTGGATTCCGGAAGAATATGGCGGCGCCGGGGCCGGCATGATGGGAAACTGCATTATCACGGAAGAGTTTTCCAAAATCGACATGGGCATCGGGCTGAATATCGTGGCGGCCAGTTTCGGCTGCGAATCCATCCTTCAATATGGAACGGAAGAGCAGAAGAAGACCTATCTGCCCCCGGTCTGTAACGGCGAGAAGGTCTCGGCCGGGGCCTACACCGAGCCCAATGCCGGTACCGATGTGGCCGGATATAAGACCCGAGCCGTCAAGGATGGAACGGATTATGTGATCAACGGCAACAAAATGTTCATCACCAATGGGTCGGTCTGTGATTTCATGGTGACCCAGTGCATCACCAATCCGGAGGAAAAAAAGCACAACAGCTTCAGCCTGATCATTGTCCCGGCCGATGCCCCCGGCATTACCCGGAACAAGATCAAGGGGAAAATGGGGATCCGCTCCAGCGATACGGCCGAGATCGCCTTCGAAGACGTCCGGGTTCCCCAGGCTAATCTGGTCGGCAAGGAAGGCCGCGGCTTTATTGAGTTGATGCACTTTTTCGACACCACCCGGGTCATGGTGGCCGCCCAGGGTCTGGGCCTCAGCGAGGCCTGTCTGGAGACGAGTATCCGCTATGTCAAGGAAAGGACGGTCTTCGGAGCCCCCCTGGGGTCCTTCCAGCTCACCCAGAAGAAGTTGACGGAAATGGCCATCATGATCGAAGCCCTGCGGGGTCTGGTTTACCGGGCGGCCTGGCTGATCGACGAAGGGCGCCCCGATTATTATTTGGCCGCCATGGCTAAATTCTACAGCGGCCAGACCGCGGTTTTCTGTGCCAATAACGCCGTGGAGCTCCATGGCGGTTATGGGTATATCGAAGAATATCCCGTTCAAAAGTGGTACCGCGACGCCAAGATCCTGGAGCTTTACGAAGGGACCAAGGAAGCGGAAATCATGACCATCGGCCGGAAATTACAGGGATAA
- a CDS encoding ORF6N domain-containing protein produces MEPLIPLEVIEKKIFLIRRQKVMLDRDLADLYEVETRVLNQAVQRNIKRFPEDFMFSLTREEIMRISQIVISSDIKYSKQVRAVTEQGVAMLSGILNSDRAIDANIQIMRAFVKLRQMIATNKDLTRRLNDLEKKYDGQFHVVFEAIRQLMAPPKITKRKIGFHLKEKQAGYGRK; encoded by the coding sequence ATGGAACCTTTGATCCCGCTCGAAGTTATTGAAAAGAAGATTTTTTTGATTCGTAGACAAAAGGTCATGCTGGATAGGGATCTTGCTGATCTTTATGAGGTTGAGACAAGGGTTTTGAATCAGGCGGTTCAACGAAATATAAAACGATTTCCGGAAGATTTCATGTTTTCATTGACCAGAGAGGAGATCATGAGGATATCACAAATTGTGATATCCTCCGATATTAAATACTCCAAACAAGTACGTGCCGTTACCGAGCAAGGGGTAGCGATGCTTTCCGGAATTTTGAACAGTGATCGAGCCATAGATGCAAATATTCAAATTATGAGGGCCTTCGTCAAACTTCGCCAGATGATTGCTACCAACAAAGATTTGACCCGGCGGCTGAATGACCTGGAGAAAAAATATGATGGCCAATTTCATGTGGTTTTTGAAGCTATCCGGCAGCTCATGGCCCCACCGAAGATTACTAAAAGAAAAATCGGGTTCCATCTGAAAGAGAAACAGGCCGGCTATGGTAGAAAATAA